From the genome of Helicoverpa zea isolate HzStark_Cry1AcR chromosome 1, ilHelZeax1.1, whole genome shotgun sequence, one region includes:
- the LOC124632929 gene encoding cartilage-associated protein-like, which yields MASLKVYLIIISVFMCGIQIGDCITPTSLDKTFQKGIKAYSDERWSLCIEKFEEALHLYKLYKSVVINCRIKCNSQVYESQVKEDIDDLRIFEMYFNKRDCLNRCQDKEFANMNLNKTLDESTLHDMQSKKPYEYLHVCYFQQRMFQKAVSAAYTYLVANPNDETMKNNVKYYIEQPEVDMNDIIDMESEDYVIMYNLGKKSYNQENWGETAANMEEVLKGYFASENNCRAECERQPGQEWSAEFVITMSNNMASLLHCRQQCQDKLRPLNYNSGVEFIADVLNYLQVAYYHLEKLNDAAQAVASYLALMPEDEDMLENIKFYSKQVDKKAFLQRSEVVHYLKRDTYEKNILIFFHQGHKHDIDFDSILNSYNFLK from the coding sequence ATGGCATCGCTCaaggtttatttaattattatatcagTTTTTATGTGCGGAATACAAATTGGTGATTGTATCACACCAACTTCACTggataaaacttttcaaaaaggtATAAAAGCTTACTCGGACGAAAGATGGTCCTTGTGCATTGAAAAATTTGAAGAAGCTTTACATTTGTATAAACTATACAAGTCTGTTGTAATAAACTGTAGAATTAAGTGTAACTCACAAGTTTATGAATCTCAAGTTAAAGAAGATATCGATGATCTAAGAATATTCGAAATGTATTTCAATAAGCGTGACTGTTTAAATAGATGTCAAGATAAAGAGTTTGCTAATATGAACCTGAATAAAACACTTGATGAGTCTACTCTTCATGATATGCAGTCCAAGAAACCTTATGAGTATCTACATGTATGCTATTTCCAACAACGCATGTTTCAAAAAGCTGTCTCAGCTGCATACACATACCTGGTTGCCAATCCCAATGATGAAACAATGAAAAACAATGTAAAATACTACATAGAGCAGCCAGAAGTGGACATGAATGACATAATTGATATGGAGAGTGAAGACTATGTAATAATGTATAACTTGGGTAAGAAATCATACAATCAAGAAAATTGGGGTGAAACTGCAGCAAACATGGAAGAAGTCTTAAAAGGTTACTTTGCATCAGAAAACAATTGTCGGGCAGAATGTGAAAGGCAGCCCGGACAAGAGTGGTCCGCAGAATTTGTCATTACCATGTCAAATAATATGGCATCTCTCTTACATTGCCGACAACAATGCCAAGACAAGCTTAGACCTCTCAATTATAATTCTGGAGTGGAGTTCATTGCTGATGTGCTTAATTATTTGCAAGTGGCCTATTATCATCTTGAGAAACTGAATGATGCTGCTCAGGCTGTTGCAAGCTATTTGGCCTTGATGCCTGAAGATGAAGATATGCTTgagaatataaaattttatagtaaacaagttgacaaaaaagcttttttgcaGAGATCTGAAGTAGTTCATTACTTGAAACGTGATACTTACGAAAAGAATATACTGATCTTTTTTCACCAAGGACATAAGCATGACATTGATTTTGACTCCATTCTTAACTCTTATAATTTTTTGAAGTAG
- the LOC124634655 gene encoding uncharacterized protein LOC124634655 translates to MENRNLPLELQKEIIYLDESYIHSSYKLKKCWQSVDVSGVKHNISKGKRYIIVHAGSEKGFVPNALLIFSGTNKNDDYHSEMNKYNFTKWVTEKLIPNLREPSIIVMDNAPYHSVVLNKAPTSISKVAEIKLWLLENNITFEDSLRKPQLLMLVKQHKPEPIYEIDHILGDHGHTVVRLPPYHCDLNPIELIWGIAKHKIASVNVGSSDIKVAAEQAFSDITAEDWKNSCKHVMKIEKEYYDRGAIMYEQMEQLVINLRDDSSSDSELEYSSDSEGAGSSSQNVSFSGIEYLDESVFDSSD, encoded by the exons atggAGAACAGAAACCTGCCTCTAGAActacaaaaagaaataatatatttagatGAAAGCTATATTCATTCATCATACAAGCTGAAAAAATGTTGGCAATCAGTTGATGTCAGCGGAGTGAAACACAACATATCAAAAGGCAAGAGATATATAATCGTACATGCGGGGAGTGAGAAAGGATTTGTTCCAAATGCCCTTTTGATTTTCAGTGGCACAAACAAAAATGATGACTATCACTCagaaatgaataaatataactTTACAAAATGGGTCACTGAAAAATTAATCCCCAACCTAAGGGAACCTTCCATCATTGTGATGGACAATGCTCCATACCATTCGGTTGTCTTGAACAAGGCACCAACTAGTATTTCAAAGGTTGCTGAGATAAAGTTATGGTTATTGGAAAACAATATAACTTTTGAGGACTCTCTCCGTAAACCTCAATTATTAATGCTTGTGAAGCAGCATAAACCAGAGCCTATTTATGAAATTGACCATATTTTAGGAGATCATGGTCACACTGTGGTACGCCTTCCACCTTATCACTGTGACCTGAATCCTATAGAGTTGATATGGGGAATTGCAAAGCATAAAATTGCTTCGGTCAATGTTGGATCCAGTGATATAAAG gtGGCTGCTGAACAAGCATTTTCAGACATTACTGCCGAAGACTGGAAGAACTCATGCAAGCATgtaatgaaaatagaaaaagaatATTATGACAGAGGTGCCATTATGTACGAACAGATGGAACAACTAGTCATAAATCTAAGAGATGACAGTAGTAGTGATTCAGAATTAGAATATTCCAGCGATTCTGAAGGTGCAGGAAGCTCAAGCCAAAATGTGAGCTTTTCTGGCATTGAATATTTAGATGAAAGTGTTTTTGATTCATCTGATTGA
- the LOC124634122 gene encoding zinc finger protein 532-like gives MDVANDKLSIKNLLFTKAIPNHVISDPVDGHKIFSCTDCGDKFIFESSFHDHVNRQSMKITYMCRHCNQTRTFLNRCNLLFHIRSHVFKTATINVTDLKIEPLPLSNFKILPTPPRTTPTKIVDVTTPQGNSSQNATVCLECKVVLDNTGIAYKDRADHYMQYSNEVYSCPICLFALPTTCAVRTHLRLHLKCPPYYCPECGSHLLAHKHIHYPYNHDCEGFKMMRATARLACSIRECRVFHPNDYKSHVKEYHMKKVYKCPYCVVACFNEGSMQSHLKTHQTDTKALVFYKCEMCPGKFVLQSRMESHLKSHKLTCVYPCWPCGVVFKDLSILLKHFMENHNKNETMANILNSILNENDLSEKNSKKLKRIYRVVKRCDQCRRSFTYRCQYDEIHNLPNECPYKCSSTFECSGEFDVMNEKNNTCITCWICKATVSQDWNAIKKHYASLHKSHKCLDAKIVLKRLDVSKYISQQNILGTKNDSIKTTDRKISRRIQKRRYNRNSAADHVPLDTQTSECQASGNQYVCNICGDSFKQKPLLEKHMVSHRDPCMAYQCMECGQSFVVKPTFSKHMLLEHDISDVEKYIKEKNCYNVNALIKYQSSEVISNEPLRENQCTICREDFEGPEELAKHFRVHGMAFLMKNNSNKSE, from the exons atggatGTGGCAAATGACAAGCTGAGTATAAAAAATCTCCTGTTCACTAAAGCTATTCCGAACCATGTGATATCAGATCCTGTGGAtggtcataaaatattttcatgtacGGACTGTGGTGACAA GTTCATCTTTGAATCCAGTTTTCATGATCACGTCAATCGCCAATCTATGAAGATTACTTACATGTGCCGGCACTGTAATCAAACGAGAACGTTTCTCAATAGATGTAATTTACTGTTTCATATAAGATCTCACGTTTTCAAAACTGCGACAATCAATGTTACTGACTTAAAAATAGAGCCCTTACCATTGAGTAATTTCAAGATTCTTCCTACGCCACCCCGAACCACTCCGACCAAGATTGTAGACGTTACAACGCCTCAGGGAAACTCGTCACAAAATGCCACAGTTTGCTTGGAGTGCAAAGTAGTTTTAGATAACACAGGAATCGCGTATAAAGATCGAGCTGATCATTACATGCAATATTCAAACGAAGTCTATTCATGTCCTATTTGCTTATTTGCACTGCCAACTACATGCGCAGTGAGAACACATTTGCGTTTGCACTTAAAATGCCCTCCATATTACTGTCCAGAGTGCGGTTCTCATTTGCTGGCTCACAAACATATACATTATCCGTATAACCATGATTGTGAAGGTTTTAAGATGATGCGGGCAACAGCCAGATTAGCTTGTTCCATTCGTGAATGCCGTGTTTTCCATCCTAATGATTACAAATCGCACGTGAAAGAGTATCACATGAAGAAAGTTTACAAATGTCCGTACTGCGTTGTGGCTTGTTTCAATGAAGGCAGTATGCAAAGCCATTTAAAAACCCACCAAACAGACACAAAAGCACTCGTCTTTTACAAATGCGAAATGTGTCCAGGAAAATTTGTGTTGCAAAGTCGCATGGAGAGCCACTTGAAAAGTCACAAGCTCACTTGCGTTTACCCGTGTTGGCCTTGCGGCGtcgtttttaaagatttatctATTTTACTTAAACACTTCATGgaaaatcacaataaaaatgaaaccatGGCAAATATCTTAAACAgtattttgaatgaaaatgatCTGTCTGAAAAGAATTCAAAGAAGTTGAAAAGAATATATAGAGTTGTTAAAAGATGTGACCAGTGTCGGAGAAGTTTCACCTACCGTTGTCAATATGATGAAATACACAATCTACCTAACGAATGTCCATACAAATGTTCTTCCACATTTGAGTGTTCCGGGGAATTTGATGTTATGaatgaaaaaaacaatacatgCATCACGTGCTGGATTTGTAAAGCAACCGTATCTCAAGACTGGAATGCAATCAAAAAACATTACGCTTCTCTTCATAAATCGCATAAGTGCCTGGATGCTAAAATAGTCCTCAAGAGACTTGATGTTTCAAAATACATATCTCAACAGAACATTTTAGGCACTAAAAATGATAGCATAAAAACTACTGATAGGAAAATATCCAGAAGAATCCAGAAGCGTCGATATAATAGAAACTCGGCGGCCGATCATGTCCCGCTCGACACACAAACAAGTGAGTGTCAAGCTTCTGGCAATCAATACGTTTGTAACATATGCGGAGACAGTTTTAAACAAAAGCCATTATTAGAAAAACATATGGTATCTCATCGGGATCCGTGCATGGCTTATCAGTGCATGGAATGTGGGCAAAGTTTTGTTGTTAAACCCACTTTTTCGAAACACATGTTGTTAGAGCATGATATATCAGATGTAGAAAAgtatattaaagaaaaaaattgttacaaTGTCAATGCTCTCATAAAGTACCAAAGCAGCGAAGTTATTTCCAATGAGCCACTTCGTGAAAATCAGTGCACAATTTGTCGAGAAGACTTCGAAGGTCCAGAAGAATTAGCGAAACATTTCAGAGTTCACGGTATGGCGTTCTTAATGAAAAACAATTCGAATAAGAGTGAATGA
- the LOC124630964 gene encoding E3 ubiquitin-protein ligase RNF4-like, translating to MSNSGDVIDLTNSFILTDHCGIPNVIIDLDSDDSFCVDNDRRDDRASVNTQCFAKGAKPSLRLTAIENTNKKKKAKQKSPTSIKAKVRSSLPGTSKKFGGCPICWDELGKNPLASTKCGHVYCMKCIEGYLKIQKKCPTCRQSLKGSSAYHALYL from the exons ATGTCTAATTCAGGCGATGTTATTGATTTGAcgaattcttttattttaactgATCATTGTGGTATACCCAACGTTATAATTGACTTGGACTCAGATGATTCGTTCTGTG TAGACAATGACCGACGTGACGACAGAGCATCTGTTAATACCCAGTGCTTTGCGAAAGGTGCTAAACCATCATTAAGACTAACTGCAAttgaaaacacaaataaaaagaaaaaagcaaaacaaaaatcaCCTACCTCCATAAAGGCAAAAGTG AGATCTTCATTACCTGGTACTAGCAAAAAGTTTGGAGGCTGTCCCATATGTTGGGACGAATTAGGTAAAAACCCTTTGGCATCTACTAAATGTGGACATGTGTACTGTATGAAATGTATAGAGGGATATCttaaaattcaaaagaaatgTCCCACTTGTCGACAAAGTTTAAAGGGATCTTCTGCATACCATGCTCTTTatctataa